TCAGCGGATCGTGCGGGTCGCCGTCGGTCAGCAGTCCGGGACGGTGGTGAGTTCCGGGCCTGCTCCGCTGGGGGACGTCTCCGCATTTGCCATCTCTCGCGACGGCGCCCGGGTTGCTCTGGTGGCCGGCGGCCGGGTACTTGTCGGGCCGGTTAGCATCACGGTCGCCGGGCCGGTCGTGGCGCCGGCGAACCTGGTGGCCCTTTCGCCACCGCAGGACACCGCCCTCGGCGCGCTCGGCTGGCAGGACGCCGACTCCGTCGCCACGCTGGCGTTGGTGCCGGTAGCCCGTGACCGCCAGGAGCCGGCCGCGCAGATCGAACCACTGCTGGTGCCGGTCTCGGGGGAGCCGCCGACGGCGGTTGCGACCCCGGGATTGCCTGCGGATCTGACCCAGATCGCGGCCGCCCCCGGGCAGCCGATGCTCGTCACGGCCGGCGGCGGGGTCTGGGCGGAGCAGCCGTCGGGGTGGCTTCGGGTCGCGAGCGGGTCGGATCCCGCCTACCCGGGTGGTTGACCGAGTCTGCACAAATGCGGTGGTGGGACTAGCGTGAGGTGCATGGCGCCCGCCCGGGTCCGTGGTTGCGCTGGTGGGATGTCGACTCGCTCGCCGTCCGGCCGGCTAGCCGATGCCAGCCGCAGGCAAAACGGCCCACGTAAGGCGACTTGTCGTCGCTCGATCACGGTGCGGCTTAGGAGTAAGCCCTGCCCCGCCGGTGGGTCCGACACCCATCGGGCCGGGAGAAGGGGAGTAGTGGCGCAAGCGCTGCGAGACCCTCGGCAGGCGGATGTGGGGACGAAGACCAGGTCGGACGGGCGGGCGTCAACCATCCCGACGGAAAGGGGTTCTGTGTGGAGATCAACGTGAGGGGACGCCATACCGAGGTCCCCGAACGCTTCCGCAAGCATGTGGCGGAGAAGCTGGCCAAGGTTCCCAAGCTCGACCCGAAGATCATCAGGATCGACGTCGAGGTATGCCACGAGGCCAACCCACGGCTCGCCGACGTGTGCGATCGAATCGAACTGACCTGTGCCACCCGCGGGCCGGTTATTCGGGCCGAGGCCGCGGCCGGCGATCCGCAAACCGCGCTCGATCGCGCCTACGCGAAACTCGAGAATCGGCTCCGTCGAGTGGCCGACCGCCGCCGGGTCCATCACGGCAGCCGGACCCCCGTTTCGGTGGCCGCGGCGACCGCCGACCTGTCCGCCTCGGTCACGGGGAACGGGACCGCCGATGCGCCGGACAATCCGGAGGGTGGCGATCCGATCGTCCGCGAGAAGGTCCACGCCTCGACCCCGATGACGCTCGAGCAGGCGCTGTTCGAGATGGAACTGGTCGGGCACGACTTCTACCTGTTCCTCGACGAGCCGACCAGAGCGCCGAGCGTCGTCTACCGGCGCCGCGGCTATGCCTACGGCGTGATCCGGCTACAAGCAGCGCCGGGCTAACCGGTCCGGCACTTCGCAATTGTCCCGATCTCCCCGATCTGCCCGTGCCGCGTGCGATCATGTGCCGAATCGTGCCGAGCGGGGCCGGGGAGGTGCAATGAACGAGCAGCCCGGGTTCACCCCGGCCGCGGAGCCGGGCGACCTCACCGGTGAGCCCATCCGGGTCCTCGTCGTGGACGACCACGCGCTGTTCCGGCGCGGCCTGGAGATGGTGCTCGAGCAGGAGCCCGACATCGACGTCGTCGGTGAGGCGAGCGACGGTGCCGAGGCGGTAGCCAAGGCGATGGACACCACCCC
This sequence is a window from Mycobacteriales bacterium. Protein-coding genes within it:
- the raiA gene encoding ribosome-associated translation inhibitor RaiA, with the translated sequence MRGRHTEVPERFRKHVAEKLAKVPKLDPKIIRIDVEVCHEANPRLADVCDRIELTCATRGPVIRAEAAAGDPQTALDRAYAKLENRLRRVADRRRVHHGSRTPVSVAAATADLSASVTGNGTADAPDNPEGGDPIVREKVHASTPMTLEQALFEMELVGHDFYLFLDEPTRAPSVVYRRRGYAYGVIRLQAAPG